The Clostridiisalibacter paucivorans DSM 22131 genome includes a window with the following:
- a CDS encoding RAMP superfamily CRISPR-associated protein encodes MNKYLLKITLKSEAIFNSGEEEQNLVNDKVLADELGFVYFHGKTLKGQLRKKAKWIEEKIEKIKGKEGVKPFKQSIIKLFGSEFGGGKEQLEESSQIVIPSQRGIMTITNLELPKNIRDYFKNINDYKDEDYKITPYDMIKAQTQKRTRIQIKESGTVENGMMMTYHTVKDGLVFYSEIGFLERIDFKDLISLNIVVKSLDSIGSSINRGRGKIKAELLNENCKLIKEIENVDCLEVLLGE; translated from the coding sequence AAGAGGAGCAGAATTTAGTAAATGATAAGGTTCTTGCAGATGAATTGGGATTTGTATATTTTCATGGAAAGACACTAAAGGGTCAACTCAGAAAGAAAGCAAAGTGGATAGAAGAAAAAATAGAAAAAATAAAGGGAAAAGAAGGAGTAAAGCCATTTAAGCAATCTATTATAAAGTTATTTGGAAGTGAGTTTGGTGGGGGCAAAGAACAGCTTGAAGAAAGTAGCCAAATAGTAATACCCAGTCAGAGGGGAATAATGACAATTACAAATTTGGAATTACCAAAAAATATTAGAGATTATTTTAAAAATATTAATGATTATAAAGATGAAGATTATAAAATAACACCCTATGATATGATAAAGGCTCAAACCCAAAAAAGAACTAGAATACAAATAAAAGAATCTGGAACAGTTGAAAATGGCATGATGATGACATATCATACCGTTAAAGATGGGTTAGTTTTTTATAGTGAAATTGGTTTTTTAGAAAGGATAGATTTTAAAGATTTAATTTCCTTAAATATTGTAGTAAAGTCCCTTGATAGTATAGGTTCATCTATAAATCGTGGAAGGGGAAAAATAAAGGCAGAGCTTTTAAATGAAAATTGCAAGTTAATTAAGGAAATTGAAAATGTTGATTGTTTGGAGGTGTTGTTAGGTGAATAA
- a CDS encoding RAMP superfamily CRISPR-associated protein, translated as MNKYIVLQIENLQPLKIGARGVQNQMENSKSYIPGSTIRGAAISSLINRLKLDSNLCSISNGKSYKKKLLEDMKFYNGYPFYDEKLFIPTPTHLRTNKHNFREAMIKKSEELFKLGNLLDNEKQINTFPISFISINENLKLNHIEIKKELRLHHNKSKNRDNLFRYEAIKNGHVFTAIIKADEEIGEILGGILKKNEKWYLGGSKGSGYGLCKVDFVGTYDKYSEVKNNIGLKYTTKSGKKLILTCLSDCILRDESGNPTNHIVEIQLQKILKGKKIKFERIIANQGYSEGYNMKWGARYPKESTVKAGSIMVYNCEDEISKEDLLRIDEHLFGMRTTDGYGWIAGNIDYPKEINLNAKEFSSERNDEDFEKDINIKDVEGSETFNIIVNGLYDAKEKWLRHIFIQERKKEDNPINVNIEKDSHKQNIIQIMEKGKINIENILNREYMKDKEKFSINNNSFLDIYNYYYGDKQNDYLKNYIDTKLNSKKGNLFYKDMDGKEFLKDLVIVSLNIGGGSVE; from the coding sequence GTGAATAAATACATAGTATTACAAATAGAAAATTTACAGCCCTTAAAAATTGGAGCAAGGGGAGTACAAAACCAAATGGAAAATTCAAAATCATACATTCCAGGATCTACAATAAGGGGTGCAGCAATTTCCAGTCTGATAAATAGATTAAAATTGGACAGTAATTTATGCAGTATTAGTAATGGAAAAAGCTATAAAAAAAAGCTATTGGAGGATATGAAATTTTATAATGGATATCCTTTTTATGATGAAAAATTATTTATACCTACTCCTACTCACCTCAGAACAAACAAGCATAACTTTAGAGAGGCAATGATAAAAAAATCTGAAGAGTTGTTTAAACTTGGAAATTTATTAGATAATGAAAAGCAAATAAATACATTTCCCATTTCTTTTATTTCAATTAATGAGAATTTAAAGCTTAATCATATTGAAATAAAAAAGGAATTAAGGTTACACCATAATAAATCTAAAAACAGAGACAATCTTTTTAGATATGAAGCAATAAAAAATGGACATGTTTTTACAGCTATTATAAAAGCCGATGAAGAAATAGGTGAAATATTAGGTGGGATTTTAAAGAAAAATGAAAAATGGTATTTAGGAGGTTCTAAAGGTTCAGGATATGGATTATGTAAAGTTGATTTTGTAGGTACATATGATAAATATAGTGAAGTAAAAAATAATATTGGATTAAAATACACAACTAAATCAGGAAAAAAACTAATATTAACCTGTTTATCTGATTGTATTTTAAGGGATGAGAGTGGCAATCCTACTAATCATATTGTTGAAATTCAATTGCAAAAAATACTTAAAGGAAAAAAAATTAAGTTTGAAAGAATAATTGCTAACCAGGGATATTCTGAAGGATACAATATGAAATGGGGAGCAAGGTATCCAAAGGAAAGCACAGTTAAAGCTGGGTCTATTATGGTTTATAATTGTGAGGATGAGATTTCAAAGGAAGATTTATTAAGGATAGATGAGCATCTTTTTGGCATGAGAACTACAGATGGATATGGTTGGATTGCTGGAAATATTGATTATCCTAAAGAAATAAATCTTAATGCTAAAGAATTTAGTAGTGAAAGAAATGATGAAGATTTTGAAAAGGATATAAATATAAAGGATGTAGAAGGTTCTGAAACATTTAATATTATAGTTAATGGGCTTTATGATGCCAAGGAAAAATGGCTTAGACATATTTTTATTCAAGAAAGAAAAAAAGAAGATAATCCAATAAATGTTAATATTGAAAAGGATAGTCATAAGCAAAATATTATACAAATTATGGAGAAGGGAAAAATTAATATAGAAAACATATTAAATAGAGAGTATATGAAGGATAAGGAAAAATTTAGCATTAATAACAACTCTTTTTTAGATATATATAATTATTATTATGGAGATAAACAAAACGATTATTTAAAAAATTACATAGATACAAAATTAAATTCTAAAAAAGGAAATTTATTCTATAAAGATATGGATGGAAAGGAATTTTTAAAGGATTTAGTAATTGTATCCTTAAATATAGGAGGTGGAAGTGTTGAATAA